One segment of Brassica napus cultivar Da-Ae chromosome C3, Da-Ae, whole genome shotgun sequence DNA contains the following:
- the LOC111203956 gene encoding uncharacterized protein LOC111203956, with amino-acid sequence MAIDVLSFRDDSSQEDWHDFEVLGRGDEPKILIKKTSMHSDSERRISVDPKSLLSRNGSLDMISSRPKDIDDLALSQPLDHQDKTKFMSCSLPNSVAMSPRHSTSHNWKDRTTEQVLDLMLVQDAAAAFRRSKSCGEGCACQPPLDVDMMVHKSRNGHHHHHDFSSSNAKTLSQKSSGNNSFFSKTDSNKSNINTANPKSINTFEDRFKCSALCLYLPGFSKGKPIRSSRKGDSSYTRITTMTSNQSMARTVSIRDTTVLSARASLERFECGSWTSSAMIYEDSADLGGHFFDLPSELIKGGPGGNDQDDPVSAAFVFDKEPNLEKEIKGVLKTSGSKSRRSMESPPLHVRFSTSSPVSYPTSPTHAITPRLLQATVGFSGFMEAQTV; translated from the coding sequence atggcgATAGATGTTCTCAGCTTCAGGGACGATAGTAGTCAGGAGGATTGGCATGACTTTGAGGTTCTAGGCCGTGGGGACGAGCCCAAGATTCTGATCAAGAAGACAAGTATGCACTCCGACTCCGAGAGACGAATCTCTGTTGATCCTAAATCTCTATTGTCAAGGAACGGGAGCTTGGACATGATATCCTCAAGGCCTAAAGACATCGACGACCTGGCATTGTCTCAGCCGTTGGATCATCAAGATAAGACTAAGTTCATGAGTTGCAGCCTCCCAAACTCAGTAGCCATGTCACCTAGACATAGCACGAGTCATAACTGGAAGGACAGGACCACGGAACAAGTTCTTGACCTAATGCTCGTCCAAGATGCAGCCGCTGCGTTTCGAAGAAGCAAATCTTGCGGTGAAGGATGTGCTTGCCAGCCACCGCTCGATGTCGACATGATGGTGCACAAATCAAGAAATggacatcatcatcaccatgaCTTCTCTTCATCCAACGCCAAGACTCTCTCTCAGAAGAGTAGCGGAAACAACTCTTTCTTCTCAAAAACAGACTCTAACAAAAGCAATATCAATACCGCAAATCCGAAAAGCATCAACACGTTCGAAGACAGGTTCAAATGCAGCGCTTTGTGTCTCTACCTACCAGGTTTTAGCAAAGGAAAACCCATAAGATCATCTCGTAAAGGTGACTCCTCGTACACTAGAATCACCACGATGACTTCTAATCAATCCATGGCAAGAACCGTTTCCATTAGAGACACTACGGTGCTGTCCGCTCGAGCCTCTTTAGAGCGGTTCGAGTGCGGTTCATGGACGTCTTCAGCTATGATTTACGAGGACAGTGCTGATCTCGGTGGACATTTTTTCGACTTGCCTTCTGAACTGATCAAAGGTGGTCCGGGTGGTAATGATCAAGATGATCCTGTTTCTGCCGCTTTCGTGTTCGACAAGGAACCTAACTTAGAGAAAGAGATCAAAGGTGTTTTGAAGACTTCTGGCTCGAAATCAAGAAGGTCTATGGAGTCGCCGCCACTTCACGTTCGGTTCTCGACTTCGTCACCGGTTTCTTATCCGACGTCTCCGACACATGCAATCACGCCACGGTTGCTACAAGCCACCGTGGGTTTTAGTGGTTTCATGGAAGCTCAAACCGTATGA